A portion of the Colius striatus isolate bColStr4 chromosome 1, bColStr4.1.hap1, whole genome shotgun sequence genome contains these proteins:
- the KCTD12 gene encoding BTB/POZ domain-containing protein KCTD12, which produces MALADSARGLPNGGGVSPAAGSGAAGSGAAAAGGWSSFPEIVELNVGGQVYVTRRCTVVSVRDSLLWRMFSQQQPSELPRDSKGRFFLDRDGFLFRYILDYLRDLQLVLPEHFPERSRLQREAEYFQLPDLARRLAQARGATAARPAALHRDGSLCADEPPPPPLLGYLEAEPLEGGGGGAAASAPSPTASRSPSGGPLLTPSQSLDGAGGRRSGYITIGYRGSYTIGREAQADAKFRRVARITVCGKTALAKEVFGETLNESRDPDRPPERYTARYYLKFNFLEQAFDRLSEAGFRMAACSSTGTCAFGPEQGGPADDKIWTSYTEYVFCRD; this is translated from the coding sequence ATGGCCCTGGCGGACAGCGCCCGCGGGCTGCCCAACGGCGGCGGCGTGTCGCCGGCGGcagggagcggggcggcggggagcggggcggcggcggcgggcggctgGTCGTCCTTCCCGGAGATCGTGGAGCTGAACGTGGGCGGGCAGGTGTACGTGACGCGGCGGTGCACCGTGGTCTCGGTGCGCGACTCGTTGCTCTGGCGCATGTTCtcgcagcagcagcccagcgaGCTGCCCCGGGACAGCAAGGGCCGCTTCTTCCTCGACCGCGACGGCTTCCTCTTCCGCTACATCCTGGACTACTTGCGGGACCTGCAGCTGGTGCTGCCCGAGCACTTCCCCGAGCGCAGCCGTCTTCAGCGGGAGGCCGAGTACTTCCAGCTGCCCGACCTTGCTCGCCGCTTGGCACAGGCACGAGGGGCCACCGCCGCCCGACCCGCCGCCCTGCACCGCGACGGCTCGCTCTGCGCCGacgagccgccgccgccgccgctccttGGCTACCTGGAGGCCGAGCCGCTggagggaggcggcggcggggccgcggcgtcCGCCCCGTCGCCCACCGCCAGCCGCAGCCCCTCGGGTGGACCGCTGCTCACGCCCTCGCAGTCGCTGGACGGGGCGGGCGGGCGACGCTCGGGCTACATTACTATCGGCTACCGGGGGTCCTATACCATCGGGCGGGAGGCGCAGGCTGACGCCAAGTTCCGGCGGGTGGCTCGCATCACCGTCTGCGGCAAGACGGCGCTGGCCAAGGAGGTCTTCGGGGAGACGCTGAACGAGAGCCGCGACCCCGACCGCCCCCCCGAGCGCTACACCGCCCGCTACTACCTCAAGTTCAACTTCCTGGAGCAAGCGTTCGACCGGCTGTCCGAGGCCGGCTTCCGCATGGCCGCCTGCTCTTCCACCGGCACCTGCGCCTTCGGCCCCGAGCAGGGCGGGCCTGCCGACGACAAGATCTGGACCAGCTACACTGAGTATGTCTTCTGCCGGGACTGA